Proteins co-encoded in one Pedosphaera parvula Ellin514 genomic window:
- a CDS encoding RDD family protein — MPGKTNTLLIKTPEGIVFSQLLASPVSRFMAWIIDLAAISAAMTVLGFVLNVLQVLSADIAGALLALAYFVLSIGYGITLEWLWRGQTIGKRVLRLRVVDAEGMRLQFHQVVIRNLLRFVDSLPVFYFVGGVACVLNKKTQRLGDFAANTVVIRNPRISEPDLDQLLTGKFNSLRQYPHLEARLRQRVTPMEASLVIQALLRRDEFDPKARIELLGEIAAHFREKSGFPPEATDGITDEQFIRNIADVLFRTRRGKKLEKETA, encoded by the coding sequence ATGCCAGGCAAAACCAATACGCTCCTGATCAAAACGCCGGAAGGGATTGTTTTCTCTCAACTACTCGCCAGTCCGGTTAGTCGTTTTATGGCTTGGATCATCGATCTGGCTGCCATATCGGCAGCGATGACAGTTCTCGGATTTGTTCTCAATGTGCTGCAGGTGCTGAGTGCCGATATCGCCGGAGCCCTCCTCGCCCTCGCTTATTTCGTTCTTTCCATCGGATACGGCATTACTTTGGAATGGCTTTGGCGGGGGCAAACCATTGGCAAGCGAGTTCTTCGATTGCGCGTGGTCGATGCCGAGGGGATGCGCCTCCAATTCCATCAGGTGGTGATCAGAAATCTGCTTCGCTTTGTTGATTCCCTGCCGGTTTTCTACTTTGTTGGCGGTGTTGCTTGTGTGCTGAACAAAAAGACTCAGCGCCTCGGTGATTTTGCAGCCAATACGGTCGTCATTCGCAATCCAAGAATAAGTGAACCGGATCTGGATCAGCTACTTACCGGTAAGTTCAATTCGCTGAGGCAATATCCCCATCTGGAAGCACGGCTTCGCCAGCGTGTCACCCCCATGGAAGCAAGTCTTGTCATTCAAGCACTGCTGCGTCGCGATGAATTTGATCCCAAGGCGCGCATTGAATTACTTGGCGAAATCGCCGCTCATTTCCGCGAAAAGTCCGGATTTCCTCCTGAGGCCACGGATGGCATTACCGATGAACAGTTCATCCGCAATATTGCGGACGTTCTCTTCCGCACTCGTCGTGGGAAAAAGCTCGAAAAGGAAACGGCTTAG
- a CDS encoding AAA family ATPase produces the protein MNTDHLKEVLAQARQEVAKVIIGQHDVVEKALIAIFTGQHALIEGVPGVAKTLLVRTIAHVLGSDFSRIQFTPDLMPADITGTNVFNLQRNEFSLIKGPVFSSFLLADEINRAPAKTQSALLQAMQERTVTIDQTTYPLPVNFAVFATQNPIEYEGTYPLPEAQKDRFMLKIIMKAPDRAEELALAQRSMGKESPESVLNSGAVKAVIKPEDLVELRQQLAGIVMRDELTAYLVDIVRATRQHESILVGAGPRATQSLMMACRAYAAISSRDFVTPDDIKSMAVPVLEHRVILRPEFEIEGLGIPEVIQQILQQIAVPR, from the coding sequence ATGAATACCGATCATCTAAAAGAAGTGCTCGCACAGGCGCGACAGGAAGTAGCCAAGGTCATTATTGGGCAGCATGACGTCGTGGAAAAAGCGCTTATCGCCATCTTCACCGGACAACATGCGCTTATTGAAGGCGTGCCCGGTGTCGCCAAAACCTTGCTGGTACGCACTATCGCGCATGTGCTGGGCAGCGACTTTTCCCGCATCCAATTTACACCCGACCTGATGCCGGCCGATATCACCGGCACAAACGTCTTCAACCTGCAGCGCAATGAGTTTTCGCTCATCAAAGGCCCGGTATTCAGTTCCTTTCTATTGGCTGACGAAATTAATCGTGCTCCGGCCAAGACCCAATCCGCCTTGCTCCAGGCCATGCAGGAACGAACCGTGACCATCGATCAAACGACGTATCCGCTGCCAGTTAATTTCGCGGTGTTCGCGACACAAAATCCCATCGAATACGAAGGCACGTATCCTTTGCCGGAAGCCCAAAAAGATCGCTTCATGTTGAAGATTATCATGAAGGCTCCCGATCGCGCCGAGGAACTGGCCCTTGCACAACGCAGCATGGGCAAGGAATCACCGGAATCAGTTTTGAATAGCGGAGCCGTAAAAGCGGTTATCAAACCCGAGGACCTGGTCGAACTGCGCCAACAACTCGCCGGCATTGTCATGCGGGACGAGTTGACCGCTTATCTGGTTGATATTGTCCGGGCCACCCGCCAGCACGAAAGCATTCTGGTCGGTGCCGGCCCTCGTGCCACTCAATCGCTGATGATGGCTTGCCGCGCTTACGCTGCCATCTCGAGCCGAGACTTCGTCACTCCCGACGACATCAAATCTATGGCAGTGCCGGTACTGGAACACCGTGTTATTCTTCGGCCGGAATTCGAAATTGAAGGTCTCGGCATTCCCGAGGTCATCCAACAGATTCTGCAGCAGATTGCTGTGCCGAGATGA
- a CDS encoding PH domain-containing protein, producing the protein MPTPMLKLDGERIILRQRMHRAFFILPLLAGLLLSTPLLLLSLAVERLAGRSHSHLPHSVAWILLALAALPISIFFFMALGSYLRCKIVLTSVQFVYATGLLFRRSGQVELSELQSASLQQSWSGRLLDYGTISINTSKKTLVILPYMSNVGRLLAEIQDAITAFHNRKQHGPLSS; encoded by the coding sequence ATGCCTACACCGATGTTAAAGCTCGATGGCGAAAGAATCATCCTTCGACAAAGGATGCATCGGGCGTTTTTCATCCTTCCGCTACTGGCCGGACTGCTCCTCAGCACGCCCCTGCTGCTGCTCAGTCTGGCCGTCGAAAGACTTGCTGGGAGATCTCATTCCCACCTGCCCCACTCTGTAGCCTGGATATTACTTGCCCTCGCTGCCTTACCGATATCGATCTTTTTTTTCATGGCCCTGGGCTCTTATCTACGATGCAAAATTGTTTTGACGAGTGTGCAATTTGTTTATGCCACCGGACTGCTCTTCCGCCGCTCGGGCCAGGTGGAGCTCTCAGAGCTCCAATCCGCCTCACTCCAACAATCCTGGTCGGGTCGTCTGCTGGACTACGGCACGATTTCAATTAACACCTCAAAGAAAACTCTGGTGATTCTTCCCTACATGAGCAACGTTGGCAGGCTCCTTGCTGAAATCCAGGATGCCATCACTGCTTTCCACAACCGCAAGCAGCACGGGCCTCTTAGTTCCTAG
- a CDS encoding DUF58 domain-containing protein, whose product MIVPRSRLLLWVALIVLPFSLLGAVEKSAAPFSFVLIAAMILAALLDALLGRNSLAGIELQLPLIVRMSKDRDAKIEIRIKNNSRKPRRLRLGLPFPREIHSPLEEMEVNLPKDEEWSRMTWSCQPIRRGNYRLHSSFVEGISPLGFWGIRRQLPTPSEIRVYPNLLTERKSLAALFMNRGAIGIHAQRQIGKGRDFEKLREYIPGDGYDEIHWKATAKRGRPVTKIFQVERTQEIYVIIDSSRLSSRLQPSARTLISASGVVPANMTTGETLVGETSMLERFVTAALVLGLAAEKQGDLFGLLTFSDKVGTFLRARNGNAHYNACRDALYTLQPQSVTPDFDELSSFIRLRLRRRALLVFLTALDDPLLAQSFVRNMDLICRQHLILVNMIQPPGVASLFSRPNVTSTDDIYQQLGGHLLWNNLRELEKVLKRRGVRFSLLENERMSSQLVSQYLGVKQRQLL is encoded by the coding sequence ATGATAGTTCCGCGTTCCAGATTATTGTTGTGGGTGGCGTTGATCGTGCTTCCGTTTTCTCTGCTGGGAGCCGTTGAGAAATCCGCCGCCCCCTTCTCGTTTGTGCTCATCGCAGCCATGATCCTGGCCGCCCTGCTGGATGCTCTGCTTGGACGAAACAGCCTGGCAGGAATCGAACTTCAACTTCCCCTGATCGTGCGCATGTCCAAAGATCGCGACGCAAAGATTGAAATCCGCATAAAAAACAATTCGCGGAAACCCCGTCGCCTGCGCCTGGGCTTGCCCTTTCCCCGGGAGATTCATTCTCCACTGGAGGAAATGGAGGTCAATTTGCCAAAGGACGAGGAGTGGTCACGAATGACCTGGAGTTGCCAGCCAATCAGGCGCGGAAACTACAGGCTCCATTCCTCATTTGTGGAAGGTATCTCTCCTCTCGGTTTCTGGGGTATCCGTCGTCAGTTGCCAACCCCATCTGAAATTCGCGTTTATCCAAACCTCCTCACCGAAAGAAAGAGCTTGGCAGCGCTGTTCATGAACCGCGGTGCCATTGGCATCCATGCCCAGCGTCAAATCGGAAAAGGCAGGGACTTTGAGAAACTCCGCGAATACATCCCTGGCGACGGGTACGACGAAATCCACTGGAAAGCCACTGCCAAACGTGGTCGTCCCGTAACCAAGATCTTTCAAGTGGAACGAACCCAGGAAATCTACGTCATCATTGATTCCTCCCGACTTAGTTCGCGACTCCAGCCCTCGGCACGCACTTTAATTTCCGCTTCTGGAGTAGTGCCCGCGAACATGACCACCGGGGAGACGCTTGTCGGTGAAACCTCCATGCTGGAACGTTTCGTTACCGCGGCACTTGTTCTTGGCCTGGCAGCGGAAAAACAAGGTGATCTCTTCGGCCTTCTGACCTTCTCTGACAAGGTCGGCACATTCCTCCGGGCCCGCAATGGCAATGCTCATTACAACGCCTGTCGCGATGCGCTTTACACGCTTCAGCCGCAATCAGTAACCCCGGACTTTGACGAACTCAGCAGTTTTATCCGTCTGCGACTTCGGCGCCGCGCGCTGTTGGTTTTCCTGACTGCGCTGGATGATCCTTTGCTGGCCCAGAGTTTTGTTCGCAATATGGATTTAATCTGCAGGCAACATTTGATCCTGGTGAACATGATTCAACCACCTGGCGTCGCTTCATTGTTCTCACGTCCGAATGTAACCTCAACGGATGACATCTATCAGCAATTGGGAGGCCATCTGCTCTGGAACAATTTGCGTGAACTGGAAAAGGTTTTAAAACGTCGCGGCGTTCGCTTCTCGCTCCTGGAAAATGAAAGGATGAGTTCACAACTGGTTTCGCAGTATCTTGGCGTTAAACAAAGGCAACTCCTGTGA
- a CDS encoding DUF4129 domain-containing protein, with product MKPFKKRARGRGSLEIIEEAVHLLRMSPGSTLAIYYIGALPFVLGLLYFWADMSRSPFASHHTVEAALGVTALFLWMKFWQTLFLHALRAQISSQPQPPWTFRRIVRILLVQTIIQPSGLLLLPLALIPIGIPFIWCYAFYQNAAVLGDGESDEIKTVLKRSWRQSTLWPSENIVLLIILFAFGFFLFLNLMTVTLMLPSLVKMLLGIESIYTQSTMSMLNTTFFAAVFGFTYLCLDPLIKACYLLRCFYGESLQSGLDLKAELKQFSPTASTVVAIMLLVASLLSATTLRAQQEPAIPKDVSKPAITTPGIPAPKLDQAIQEVIKQTKYTWRMPRKKVVEDDTESKGPIGRFLDKVIHSIKGWAVSIRNWARDLWDRWFNNRKVDVQHKSGSSDWSAPLKVFLTVLLIVVAVALVILLVRVFQKRQFTPVTVNSEAIPSTPDLADENVGAEQLPEDGWIKLGRELLARGELRLAMRAFYFASLAHLAARNLITIAKFKSNRDYERELRRRGHSLPDLLLIFGETVLVFDRSWYGMHEVNPELVNQFASYVERIKGV from the coding sequence ATGAAGCCATTTAAAAAACGCGCACGTGGTCGAGGGTCTCTCGAGATAATCGAAGAAGCAGTGCACCTCCTGCGAATGAGCCCGGGCTCCACCCTGGCGATCTATTATATTGGTGCCCTTCCCTTTGTTCTCGGTCTGCTTTATTTCTGGGCCGATATGAGCCGCAGTCCCTTCGCCTCACATCATACAGTCGAAGCTGCGCTCGGCGTGACCGCACTTTTCCTCTGGATGAAGTTCTGGCAAACGCTCTTTCTCCACGCACTCCGGGCACAGATATCGTCCCAGCCTCAACCGCCCTGGACGTTTAGACGGATTGTGCGAATTCTCCTGGTCCAGACAATCATTCAACCTTCCGGGCTGCTGCTCTTACCGCTGGCCCTCATCCCCATCGGCATCCCTTTCATCTGGTGCTATGCGTTTTACCAGAATGCCGCTGTTTTGGGTGACGGAGAGTCGGATGAAATCAAGACCGTTCTAAAACGTTCCTGGCGTCAATCCACCCTCTGGCCTTCTGAAAATATCGTCCTCCTCATAATCCTGTTTGCCTTTGGCTTCTTCCTCTTTTTGAATTTGATGACAGTCACGCTCATGCTTCCCAGCCTTGTTAAAATGCTGCTCGGGATTGAATCAATTTATACGCAGAGCACCATGAGCATGTTGAACACCACGTTTTTTGCGGCCGTATTCGGGTTCACCTATCTTTGCCTGGACCCGCTCATAAAAGCCTGCTACCTCCTCCGTTGTTTCTATGGTGAATCCCTGCAGTCCGGGCTCGACCTGAAAGCAGAGTTGAAACAATTCTCGCCGACCGCTTCGACTGTCGTTGCCATCATGCTCCTGGTCGCTTCGTTGCTGTCTGCAACTACCCTGCGGGCCCAGCAGGAACCCGCAATCCCAAAGGATGTTTCCAAACCTGCTATTACCACTCCGGGCATCCCTGCGCCAAAACTCGACCAGGCAATCCAGGAAGTAATCAAGCAAACCAAATACACCTGGCGAATGCCCCGTAAAAAGGTTGTTGAGGATGACACAGAATCCAAAGGCCCCATCGGCCGCTTTCTTGATAAAGTCATCCACAGCATCAAAGGATGGGCTGTTAGCATTCGGAATTGGGCGCGCGATTTATGGGATCGTTGGTTTAATAACCGCAAAGTGGACGTTCAACACAAGTCGGGCAGCTCCGATTGGAGTGCTCCCCTTAAGGTATTTCTGACAGTGCTTCTGATAGTGGTCGCCGTGGCATTGGTGATCTTACTGGTCCGGGTTTTTCAAAAGCGCCAGTTCACTCCCGTTACGGTGAACAGCGAAGCCATTCCTTCCACGCCTGACCTCGCTGATGAAAATGTCGGCGCTGAACAACTGCCGGAGGATGGCTGGATCAAGCTGGGCCGCGAATTGCTCGCCCGCGGTGAACTGCGCCTTGCAATGCGGGCCTTTTATTTCGCCAGCCTCGCGCATCTCGCTGCCCGCAACCTCATCACCATCGCGAAATTTAAATCGAATCGCGATTACGAGCGCGAACTCCGTCGTCGCGGTCATTCACTCCCTGACCTCTTGTTGATTTTTGGTGAGACGGTTTTAGTTTTCGACCGCTCCTGGTACGGCATGCATGAGGTCAACCCGGAACTCGTTAATCAATTCGCCTCATATGTGGAAAGGATCAAAGGAGTCTGA
- a CDS encoding DUF4350 domain-containing protein, producing MNRKFTLIILLVCALTFLLGIAQLFKLRFEGGDVYPEYSSLRPDPLGTSAYYESLERVPALSVRRDYTTTDELPTGRNVAYLHLAGSSSDWAEIPQSTFNEIQSFLMRGGRLVVAFFPETEKPYESVYKRDGQKQTKSDSKKEQPSDSKPEDKDKDTSESKHDKHAKKPKKYDDELGLSYRNVSLKERWGVEFKFKPLVQNEGAYEPVTVVNDEEPSLPKSISWHSGLVFTNLPSSWHTVYSQGNSPVLIERKFGPGSVVFSTDSYFLSNEALQKERHAELLAWLIGPAHEVVFDEAHLGITQDAGVATLMRQYHLHGLVLGLLLLAGLFIWKNSFSLVPIHETSSAEAYVAGKDSGAGFVNLLRRNINARDLIKICQAEWKKSQPKDKFAEARLQRVTEFINAESSLPENQRNPVKTYLEICRILNENRGLRTVDAEPKSNT from the coding sequence ATGAACCGGAAATTCACCCTCATCATCCTCCTCGTCTGCGCTCTGACTTTTCTGTTGGGCATCGCTCAGCTTTTTAAACTGCGCTTCGAAGGGGGCGATGTTTATCCCGAATATTCATCATTACGTCCTGATCCCCTGGGCACGAGCGCCTACTATGAAAGTTTGGAAAGAGTTCCCGCTCTTTCAGTTCGACGCGATTATACGACCACCGATGAACTGCCCACCGGCAGAAATGTTGCTTACCTTCATCTAGCCGGCAGCAGCAGTGACTGGGCTGAAATTCCCCAGTCCACCTTCAATGAAATTCAATCGTTTTTGATGCGTGGCGGCCGCCTTGTGGTTGCTTTCTTTCCTGAGACGGAAAAGCCTTACGAGTCGGTTTATAAACGAGACGGTCAGAAGCAGACGAAATCTGATTCGAAGAAAGAGCAGCCTTCGGATTCCAAACCAGAGGATAAGGATAAGGATACCTCCGAATCCAAGCATGATAAGCACGCCAAAAAACCCAAAAAATATGATGACGAACTCGGCCTCTCTTACCGCAACGTTTCCCTGAAGGAGCGTTGGGGCGTGGAATTCAAATTCAAGCCCTTAGTTCAAAACGAGGGCGCCTATGAACCAGTTACCGTCGTGAACGACGAAGAACCTTCGTTACCAAAATCCATCTCCTGGCATAGTGGACTCGTGTTTACAAATTTGCCCAGCTCGTGGCATACCGTGTATAGCCAGGGCAACAGCCCGGTGCTGATTGAACGTAAGTTCGGTCCCGGGTCGGTGGTGTTCTCCACGGATTCCTATTTTCTGAGCAACGAAGCTCTGCAAAAAGAACGTCACGCAGAGCTCCTTGCCTGGTTGATTGGTCCCGCCCATGAAGTCGTATTCGATGAGGCGCATTTGGGCATAACCCAGGACGCCGGAGTTGCCACTCTCATGCGACAATACCATCTCCATGGTTTAGTCCTCGGCCTGCTGCTATTGGCTGGCCTATTCATTTGGAAAAATTCCTTCAGCCTGGTTCCAATTCACGAGACCTCCAGCGCCGAGGCTTATGTAGCAGGAAAGGATTCCGGCGCCGGTTTCGTCAACCTGCTTCGCCGAAACATCAATGCGCGCGACCTGATAAAAATTTGCCAGGCCGAATGGAAAAAATCCCAGCCCAAAGATAAATTTGCTGAAGCCAGACTTCAGCGGGTTACTGAATTCATCAATGCCGAGAGTAGTCTGCCCGAAAACCAGCGTAACCCGGTTAAAACCTATTTGGAGATTTGCCGCATATTGAATGAGAATCGTGGTTTGCGGACTGTTGACGCCGAACCCAAATCAAATACCTAA
- a CDS encoding stage II sporulation protein M, which yields MIINLERFIAGERAYWTELEAILDGLEADPHRRMDLEKLKHFHYLFERTAADLAKITTFSSEPETRRYLENLVARAYGEIHETREKQGRISLLKWFFQTLPQTFRRHVRAFHLSLAITMAGCAFGGFAIALDPGSKHVFMPFSHLQGDPSERVAREESAKNDRLEGVKTSFSAELMTHNTRVSILTMSLGMTWGVGTIIMLFYNGIILGAVAVDYIRAGQTKFLLGWLMPHGVIEIPAILIAGQAGFILAFALIGWGRRNSMSERLRAVSRDLVTLIFGVGLMLIWAGFIEAFLSQYHQPVIPYSIKIVFGCVELVLLYFYLSKSGKNAVESGTIPSPPPSR from the coding sequence GTGATTATCAACCTTGAACGCTTCATCGCTGGCGAACGGGCCTACTGGACCGAGCTGGAAGCCATTCTCGACGGACTGGAAGCCGACCCGCATCGGCGCATGGATCTGGAGAAGTTGAAGCATTTCCATTATCTTTTCGAACGCACAGCGGCTGATCTTGCCAAAATCACCACGTTCTCCTCTGAGCCGGAAACCAGGCGTTATCTCGAAAATCTCGTCGCCCGTGCTTACGGCGAAATCCACGAGACTCGTGAAAAGCAGGGCCGCATTTCACTTCTGAAATGGTTTTTCCAGACCCTGCCCCAGACCTTCCGTCGTCATGTCAGGGCTTTTCACCTCTCTCTTGCCATTACCATGGCTGGTTGTGCTTTTGGAGGATTTGCCATTGCCCTCGATCCCGGTTCCAAACACGTGTTCATGCCCTTTTCGCATCTGCAGGGCGATCCTTCTGAACGGGTGGCGCGTGAGGAATCAGCCAAGAATGACCGGCTCGAAGGTGTGAAGACTTCATTTTCCGCGGAACTCATGACGCATAACACGAGGGTATCCATCCTTACGATGTCCTTGGGCATGACTTGGGGCGTGGGCACCATCATCATGCTTTTCTATAACGGCATAATCCTGGGTGCGGTTGCCGTGGATTATATCCGGGCTGGCCAAACCAAATTCCTCCTTGGCTGGCTTATGCCTCATGGTGTGATCGAAATTCCCGCCATTCTTATTGCCGGCCAGGCGGGATTCATCCTGGCATTTGCGTTGATCGGCTGGGGCCGGCGCAATTCGATGAGCGAAAGATTGCGAGCGGTCTCACGTGATTTGGTTACCCTGATCTTCGGTGTCGGCTTGATGCTGATCTGGGCGGGTTTCATTGAGGCCTTTCTCTCGCAGTATCATCAACCAGTCATACCTTACTCGATCAAGATTGTCTTTGGTTGCGTGGAGCTTGTTCTTCTCTATTTCTATCTGTCAAAATCCGGGAAAAATGCCGTTGAATCCGGAACAATACCGTCGCCGCCGCCATCCCGATAA
- a CDS encoding RDD family protein has protein sequence MNWYYVDAGQQAGPVDDAGLNSLVTSGKITPDTLVWNESMSNWQPYSSIHPPGLRMESPPSAPPIVAAPPIAGNEVVCVECGGIFPADHTISYGNARVCAKCKPIFVQKLSEGVALNTGYGAISMHYAGFWIRAAAYIIDIIILSVVNVILNLVLGVGTAATTGAGHSANAASIVLTFVVLAAELAIGIGYEVFMIGKYGSTLGKMACRLQVVNPDGSKVSYAKAFGRYFGKILSGLTCSIGYIIAAFDDEKRALHDRICSTRVIHK, from the coding sequence ATGAACTGGTATTACGTTGACGCAGGACAGCAAGCGGGCCCCGTGGACGATGCCGGGCTCAATTCTCTTGTCACTAGCGGCAAGATCACTCCTGACACGCTCGTTTGGAACGAAAGTATGTCCAACTGGCAACCGTATAGTTCCATTCACCCCCCCGGCCTGCGGATGGAGTCGCCACCATCGGCTCCTCCCATCGTGGCCGCGCCTCCGATTGCGGGCAACGAAGTCGTTTGCGTTGAATGCGGCGGCATTTTTCCTGCCGACCACACCATCTCCTACGGTAATGCCCGCGTTTGCGCCAAATGCAAACCGATCTTTGTTCAAAAACTCAGCGAAGGCGTCGCCTTAAACACTGGTTACGGCGCAATATCGATGCACTACGCCGGCTTTTGGATTCGCGCGGCAGCTTATATCATCGACATCATCATTCTTTCCGTCGTGAACGTAATTTTAAATCTCGTTCTCGGTGTAGGCACAGCCGCCACCACTGGTGCTGGCCACTCAGCGAACGCAGCTTCAATTGTCCTGACCTTTGTCGTCTTGGCGGCGGAACTGGCTATCGGCATAGGTTACGAAGTTTTCATGATCGGTAAATATGGTTCCACCCTGGGAAAAATGGCCTGTCGTCTTCAGGTGGTTAATCCAGATGGCAGCAAAGTTTCCTATGCTAAGGCGTTCGGAAGATACTTTGGTAAGATCCTGAGCGGATTAACGTGTTCTATTGGTTATATCATCGCCGCTTTCGATGATGAAAAACGCGCGCTGCACGATCGTATCTGCAGCACCCGTGTGATCCATAAGTAA